Part of the Deltaproteobacteria bacterium genome, TGCCGGCCTTCACCCGGCTTAATTCATGAATGTCTATGAGATATGGCACGGCCCATAAGCCCTGAAAACTCAAACCCGCGCCGCCGCCGAAAAAGCAGGAAATCGTGATCATCCAGAAACTGGGCTTCCTTAAAACTATTGCCAGACGTTTGAGGGTCCTAATATTGTCAGGGGCGGCCGCGGCTGCCTGCTCCTCAACGGCCGCGTCCTTTACCGGAGCCCAGCCTTTATCCTCCGGTTTGTCCCGGACAATGATCCAGCAAATCAGAGCCAGAAAAAGAGATAGCACGCCCACAGCCATAAAGGACATACGCCAGCCCAGAAAAAGCACCAAATAGGTCAGAGGCAAGGCCGCGGAAAGATTTCCGAGGTTGCCTATGGCCAGGAAGACTCCGGTCAGGCTCGCGAACTCATTGGCCTTGTACCATCTTGAAAAAAGCTTGAGTGTCGGGATAAAAATCCCGCCCACCCCAGCGCCGATGAGGGCCCGCCCCAGCGTGGCAGTGACCTCATTGGCCGCCGTTGCAAACACCAATCCTCCCAGACAGGCCGTCGCCGTGAAGATGGTGATGACGCGCCTCGGTCCAATGGTATCAGACAGAACCCCCACCGGCGGTTGGACCGCGGAGTACACAAAAAAATAGGCCGAGGCGATCACGCCCAGGGACACGGCGTCGGCATCGAAAGCTTGAGCTAGATCGCGGGCAATGATCGTTGGGGCAATGCGATGCAAACAGGCCAGAAAATAAATCGCCCCAACTATGGCAAACAGGACCCAGCGGTATTTTGAAGGGTCGTCAAAAAAACTGCCCGGATGACTTGTTTCTTGCAATATCCTGGTTCCTGGTGAGAGCTCTTTCTAAGTCTGGCAGAAAAATAAAATAGTTCAGTTCGTAATTATTCGACCTTCTTTTGAAGCGCCCTGAAATCAGGCTCACGCTTCTCCCGGAAAGCCAGAACGGCCTCACGGTGTTCGGCCGTGCTTAAACACTTTACCAGGGCCTCGCCTTCTCTCTTTATGACCTTCCTGATGTCTCCCTCGATGGCGTTGGTTAAAATGAGCCTTTTCGCCTCCCTGACGGCCCCAGGCGGGTTTCCCGCATAGCTTTCAGCCAACTGGAGCGCCTCGGGCATGAGTTCGTCTGGCGCAATCACCTTCAAGACTAACCCGATTCTCAAAGCCTCCTCGGCTTTGATGGTGCGGCCGGAAAGCGCAAGATCGGTCGCAGCCTGTAAGCCCACGATCTGAGGGAGGAGAAACGTGCTGGCCAGTTCCGGGACAAGGCCGAGTTTGACAAAACGTATCGAGAAGGAAGCCGTGGTCGAGGCGATGCGAACATCGCAGACCAGGGTTCGTGTCAGACCGGCCCCGATGGCGCTGCCATTGATGGCGCAAACGATGGGCTTGGAAGTAAACGCCTGCTCCACCCAATTTTTTCGAGGCCGTGGTATCTCTTCTGGCGAGGGCCCCTTTCTCTCAAATCGTGAAATGTCGGCTCCGGCGCAGAAAGCCTTCCCAGCGCCGGTAAGCACTATCGCGCCGACTTCCGGGTCTTGATTAGCTGCCTCGACGGCCTCATATATCTCGTAACTCATCTGATTGCTGATTGCGTTCCGGCGCTCCGGCCGGTTAAGGGTAACCACAGCTACATTACCCTTACGGGTGACCATTATTGTCTCATACTTCATGATAAATTTCTTCCTCCTGTATGAAGGCGCACGCCATTTTGAATCTATTAAATGAGTCTGAGAAGATC contains:
- a CDS encoding MFS transporter produces the protein MQETSHPGSFFDDPSKYRWVLFAIVGAIYFLACLHRIAPTIIARDLAQAFDADAVSLGVIASAYFFVYSAVQPPVGVLSDTIGPRRVITIFTATACLGGLVFATAANEVTATLGRALIGAGVGGIFIPTLKLFSRWYKANEFASLTGVFLAIGNLGNLSAALPLTYLVLFLGWRMSFMAVGVLSLFLALICWIIVRDKPEDKGWAPVKDAAVEEQAAAAAPDNIRTLKRLAIVLRKPSFWMITISCFFGGGAGLSFQGLWAVPYLIDIHELSRVKAGSVLMLIPLGFTIGAPVFGFLTDKLGLSRKPVLLTTLGLTISCWIIFIIFGAKASLGLIIPLFLIMGFCGGGGLPLYMTITKELFPPWLTGTAVGLMNPSAFLATALYQPFTGYLLDRVGLLASGGYPLKAYQHIFIVFLISYILAFLIAMMISVAKPQRA
- a CDS encoding enoyl-CoA hydratase/isomerase family protein, with amino-acid sequence MKYETIMVTRKGNVAVVTLNRPERRNAISNQMSYEIYEAVEAANQDPEVGAIVLTGAGKAFCAGADISRFERKGPSPEEIPRPRKNWVEQAFTSKPIVCAINGSAIGAGLTRTLVCDVRIASTTASFSIRFVKLGLVPELASTFLLPQIVGLQAATDLALSGRTIKAEEALRIGLVLKVIAPDELMPEALQLAESYAGNPPGAVREAKRLILTNAIEGDIRKVIKREGEALVKCLSTAEHREAVLAFREKREPDFRALQKKVE